The following are encoded together in the Planococcus antarcticus DSM 14505 genome:
- a CDS encoding type II toxin-antitoxin system Phd/YefM family antitoxin: MNKVTDDFETIVITQKNVVMISAEEYNNLMGNLHFLDNETNRKHLMEFKKIGGRLVRFTEPFGC; the protein is encoded by the coding sequence ATGAATAAGGTCACAGACGATTTTGAAACGATAGTTATCACACAAAAAAACGTCGTTATGATATCCGCTGAGGAATATAATAATTTGATGGGAAATCTTCATTTTCTCGACAATGAAACGAATCGCAAGCACTTAATGGAATTCAAAAAAATTGGAGGAAGGCTTGTTCGTTTCACAGAGCCTTTTGGATGCTGA
- a CDS encoding SWIM zinc finger family protein — protein sequence MKLSNLEAYVPAKLYNRGVDYFERDYVEELRENAPNRWHALVSGTRDYHVSINLTGKETVSSTSCNCPFESDSLCKHEVAVCLAIVEYKEENPGGAADVLPKLKAMKKAELLKILEDLLQQQPAVNQYLVEKFSEPVEMNDNVARRLIRKSASRASRRGFIEWDRTDDAVEGALEVQEYLDALHPQKDSEMLIRFNLIIIEECTEMLQIADDSSGSIGMVIDESLANIQEAMEQWPEQLSEERVDRMLELLYPQILFGLEQDITNAAEELTESVMQWTSQGEHSDKIYGFIEKIIASKEMQNKTYHYDEERFRTYQLAILQEQGNKEKIESFCQKHRSYPDIRKAEIALALNQGEFKKAVRLCEESEQQDSALPGLVYGWKELRFKAYEELNSVPEMIELAYTFTVEGNETYYGKLKNLVDSEQWPAMLEKLLVELKTKARGKALYVIILIDEKRTEDLLEYCRSNVSGIETLYPHLMGDYPHEVNEIFTSYIYRSIESASDRKKYQAACDKIKTFQNALGAEAARGLIEELKFMYPKRKALLDELSKIQ from the coding sequence ATGAAATTAAGTAATCTAGAAGCCTATGTACCCGCTAAGCTGTACAACCGCGGTGTGGATTATTTTGAGCGTGATTATGTGGAGGAGTTGAGAGAAAACGCACCGAATCGCTGGCATGCGCTTGTGTCAGGCACTAGAGATTATCACGTATCGATCAATTTGACCGGAAAAGAAACGGTTTCGTCGACTTCTTGTAACTGTCCTTTCGAATCTGATTCTTTGTGCAAGCATGAAGTAGCGGTATGTCTGGCTATTGTTGAGTACAAAGAGGAGAATCCTGGCGGTGCGGCGGACGTACTTCCAAAATTAAAAGCAATGAAAAAAGCAGAGCTGCTGAAAATTTTAGAAGACTTGCTGCAACAACAACCAGCAGTCAATCAATATTTGGTAGAGAAGTTTTCAGAACCTGTAGAGATGAATGACAACGTGGCACGTCGTCTCATCCGTAAATCAGCCAGTCGCGCGAGTCGTAGAGGGTTTATTGAATGGGACCGTACGGATGATGCGGTCGAAGGAGCACTCGAGGTCCAAGAGTATTTGGATGCCTTACATCCGCAGAAAGACAGCGAAATGTTGATTCGCTTCAATTTAATCATCATCGAAGAATGTACAGAAATGCTGCAAATCGCAGATGATTCATCAGGTAGTATTGGCATGGTTATTGATGAAAGCTTAGCGAATATTCAAGAGGCGATGGAACAATGGCCGGAACAGTTAAGCGAAGAGCGAGTCGATCGCATGCTGGAGCTGCTTTATCCCCAAATTCTTTTTGGATTGGAACAAGACATCACCAACGCAGCCGAAGAACTAACAGAGTCTGTCATGCAGTGGACTAGTCAAGGGGAGCACAGCGATAAAATCTATGGGTTTATTGAGAAAATCATTGCCAGTAAAGAGATGCAAAACAAGACTTACCATTATGATGAAGAACGATTCCGCACTTATCAGTTGGCAATTTTGCAGGAGCAAGGTAATAAAGAAAAGATTGAGTCATTCTGCCAAAAACACCGGAGTTATCCTGATATCCGCAAAGCGGAAATAGCGCTAGCGCTAAACCAAGGGGAGTTCAAGAAGGCGGTTCGCTTGTGCGAGGAATCGGAACAACAGGATTCAGCGTTGCCTGGATTGGTGTACGGTTGGAAAGAGCTGCGCTTTAAGGCGTATGAAGAGTTGAACAGCGTTCCAGAAATGATTGAGCTCGCTTACACGTTTACAGTCGAAGGAAACGAAACGTATTATGGCAAGTTGAAAAATCTAGTGGACTCCGAACAATGGCCGGCGATGCTAGAAAAACTACTTGTAGAACTGAAAACAAAGGCACGAGGCAAAGCACTTTACGTCATCATCCTTATCGACGAAAAAAGAACTGAAGACTTGCTGGAATACTGCCGCTCTAATGTCAGTGGAATTGAAACGCTTTATCCGCATTTAATGGGGGATTATCCGCATGAAGTGAATGAAATTTTTACATCGTACATCTATCGCTCGATTGAATCTGCTTCCGATCGTAAGAAATACCAAGCAGCCTGTGACAAAATCAAGACTTTCCAAAATGCATTAGGAGCTGAGGCGGCAAGAGGGCTAATTGAAGAACTTAAGTTTATGTACCCGAAACGCAAAGCACTGCTCGACGAGTTGTCGAAGATTCAGTAG
- a CDS encoding bifunctional 2-keto-4-hydroxyglutarate aldolase/2-keto-3-deoxy-6-phosphogluconate aldolase, with protein MLRYSILSQLESAKVIAVIRGGSAKEAIELSRAAIEGGIRAIELTYTTPQVEKVFDALAQEDVLLGAGSVLDTETARHAILAGAKFIVSPSYMKEISPLCNRYSIPYLPGCTTLREMVKSLEGGSDIIKLFPANNIDPSFIKSINGPLPNVRVMPTGGINLNNMSDWLTAGAVAVGIGSDLNKAYASGGFAAAVELSRKYMEKVR; from the coding sequence TTGTTGAGATATTCTATTCTTTCACAGCTTGAAAGTGCGAAGGTGATTGCGGTAATCAGGGGCGGTAGCGCGAAAGAAGCGATTGAATTGTCTAGAGCAGCGATTGAAGGCGGTATCCGTGCGATCGAGTTAACCTATACAACGCCTCAAGTGGAAAAAGTTTTTGATGCTTTAGCTCAAGAAGATGTTCTACTGGGAGCGGGTTCAGTACTTGACACTGAAACAGCGCGACATGCAATTTTAGCAGGAGCCAAATTTATCGTAAGTCCCAGTTACATGAAAGAGATCTCGCCTCTTTGCAATCGGTACAGCATCCCTTACTTGCCTGGCTGCACTACACTGCGTGAAATGGTTAAGTCACTGGAGGGGGGAAGTGATATCATCAAATTGTTCCCAGCAAATAATATTGATCCATCATTCATCAAATCAATTAATGGACCGCTCCCGAATGTCCGTGTTATGCCAACAGGGGGAATTAACCTAAACAACATGTCAGATTGGCTGACTGCTGGTGCTGTGGCAGTTGGCATCGGCAGCGATTTGAATAAGGCTTACGCTTCTGGCGGCTTTGCAGCTGCTGTTGAGCTTAGTCGGAAATATATGGAGAAGGTACGATGA
- a CDS encoding sugar kinase produces MSKEFSIFTLGDALITFDPSETGPLRYVPSFTRRVGGAELNFAIGCARLGLHIKWASRLGGDEFARVIYNFARGEGVDMTNVEFVEGYPSSLNFKEIREDGTGKTFYYRYNSPILTMVPEDIKEEMLEGIDLIHLTGVFLAINPKNLEITKRVLEIAREKDITVSFDPNIRLKLWTLEQAKAAYQEIFPFVDILLTGLDEIEMIIGDTSPKALENCAKHYEIQQLVVKDGVNGAKVLYDKTWYAKEAFSIKPIDTVGAGDGFDAGYIYSVLNGFSPGRALEFANAVGALVTTVSGDNEGLPYLEEVQALIGNEKVIER; encoded by the coding sequence TTGTCAAAAGAATTTAGTATTTTTACATTAGGTGATGCATTAATTACTTTTGATCCTTCAGAAACAGGTCCTTTGCGTTACGTTCCAAGCTTTACACGGAGAGTCGGGGGAGCAGAATTGAACTTTGCTATCGGATGTGCTCGATTAGGATTGCATATAAAATGGGCAAGCAGGTTGGGCGGAGACGAATTTGCCCGAGTGATTTATAATTTCGCAAGGGGCGAAGGGGTCGATATGACAAATGTTGAATTCGTAGAAGGATATCCCTCTTCATTGAATTTTAAGGAGATCCGGGAAGATGGTACGGGGAAAACATTCTATTATCGTTACAATTCACCAATCTTGACGATGGTTCCAGAAGATATAAAGGAAGAGATGTTAGAAGGTATCGACCTTATTCATCTGACTGGAGTATTTTTGGCAATAAATCCGAAAAATTTAGAAATCACCAAACGGGTACTGGAAATTGCCAGAGAAAAAGATATCACGGTTTCCTTTGATCCTAACATCCGCTTAAAGCTTTGGACTTTGGAACAAGCGAAAGCGGCTTATCAAGAGATTTTTCCTTTTGTCGATATTCTTCTGACAGGATTGGATGAAATTGAAATGATCATCGGTGATACATCTCCAAAAGCGCTTGAGAACTGCGCGAAACATTATGAAATTCAACAATTGGTTGTCAAAGATGGAGTCAACGGCGCAAAAGTGCTGTATGACAAGACTTGGTATGCAAAAGAAGCATTTTCTATAAAGCCGATTGACACAGTAGGTGCGGGAGATGGCTTTGACGCGGGTTATATCTACTCAGTCCTGAACGGCTTCTCTCCGGGGAGAGCACTCGAATTCGCCAACGCTGTAGGCGCATTAGTGACCACCGTTTCGGGGGACAATGAAGGCCTTCCTTATTTGGAAGAAGTGCAGGCATTGATTGGCAATGAAAAAGTAATTGAACGATAA
- a CDS encoding TRAP transporter large permease: MIGFILIAVFLVLMFIGVPIAFVIGIVSFIGVFSIEALPEVTVPIKMLNGIDSFVLLAVPLFILAANLMNHGKISQKLIDLSLSVVGHIRGGLAHSNILVSMIFAGVSGAAQADTAGVGKILIPNMKKQGYDTETAVAVTAASSTIGVIIPPSIPMIIFAGLTNASIGALFLGGIVPGILIGVGMMIFLYFMALKKGYPRSERASASQFFKLLLETFPALLTPIIIIGGIITGFFTATEAAAIASLYTFAISMFYYKTLKLTDVPGILKDTLALSSLSLFALAAASALGELMSYYQLSVIAQDFFVNNVGTKWLFIIIIIFFFLFIGTFMDAIPAMILFVPIILPTATLFEMDPVHLGLIVVMTLAIGLVTPPYGLCLLLAAKIGDLSIEKSLLAILPYIAIIMVVLLFVAFFPEIAFYLPKLINPDLFI, encoded by the coding sequence ATGATCGGTTTTATACTCATTGCTGTGTTTCTAGTCCTTATGTTTATTGGAGTTCCGATCGCTTTTGTTATCGGCATTGTTTCGTTTATCGGTGTGTTCAGCATCGAGGCACTACCGGAAGTAACGGTACCGATTAAAATGCTCAACGGAATCGATTCCTTTGTGCTTTTGGCAGTGCCTTTGTTCATTTTGGCAGCTAATTTAATGAACCACGGGAAAATATCACAAAAACTAATCGATTTGTCACTGTCAGTTGTGGGTCATATAAGAGGTGGTTTGGCTCATTCCAACATTTTGGTTTCGATGATTTTCGCGGGAGTTTCCGGTGCAGCACAAGCGGATACGGCAGGAGTTGGGAAAATCCTGATTCCAAATATGAAAAAACAAGGATATGACACGGAAACGGCAGTTGCTGTTACGGCTGCTTCTTCCACCATTGGTGTCATCATTCCACCAAGTATTCCAATGATTATTTTTGCCGGCTTAACGAATGCTTCTATCGGTGCTCTATTTCTTGGCGGAATTGTTCCAGGAATTTTAATCGGAGTCGGCATGATGATTTTCCTTTATTTTATGGCTTTGAAAAAAGGTTACCCACGTTCGGAACGAGCTTCTGCTAGCCAATTTTTCAAATTATTGCTTGAGACATTTCCAGCTTTACTAACACCAATTATTATTATTGGTGGAATTATCACTGGATTCTTTACAGCAACTGAAGCTGCGGCTATTGCGTCGCTTTATACTTTTGCAATTAGCATGTTTTATTATAAAACATTAAAATTAACCGATGTGCCAGGTATCTTAAAAGATACACTCGCATTAAGTTCTCTTTCGCTATTTGCACTGGCTGCAGCAAGCGCTTTAGGTGAATTAATGAGTTATTATCAATTATCAGTAATTGCACAAGATTTCTTTGTGAATAACGTGGGTACAAAATGGCTATTCATCATTATCATCATTTTTTTCTTCTTGTTTATTGGTACGTTTATGGATGCTATTCCGGCAATGATCTTATTTGTTCCAATCATTTTGCCGACGGCAACGTTATTTGAAATGGATCCTGTTCACTTAGGATTAATCGTTGTTATGACATTAGCAATCGGACTGGTTACGCCTCCATACGGGTTATGTCTATTACTGGCAGCGAAAATTGGGGATTTAAGTATAGAAAAATCGTTGTTGGCAATTTTGCCATACATCGCCATCATTATGGTAGTTCTTCTATTCGTAGCATTCTTCCCAGAAATCGCTTTTTACTTACCGAAACTAATTAACCCAGATTTGTTCATCTAA
- a CDS encoding TRAP transporter small permease, protein MVKLLEKTQMTIGVITLSIFFIAIIIQIVSRHMGVSIIWTEEVANYSFIWSIFMGASVMVNQKEHFSFDFLTLKFKGRKKAGLLLFIDTIVLLFALALLYYGIEAASTFWNYNWVALPEMKMGYVWISLPIMGLTMAIYSINHLVNGLKDLKALKRGTST, encoded by the coding sequence ATGGTTAAACTTCTAGAAAAAACGCAAATGACTATTGGTGTTATTACGTTGTCGATATTTTTTATTGCGATTATCATTCAAATTGTATCCCGCCATATGGGCGTATCCATCATCTGGACAGAAGAAGTAGCCAATTATTCATTTATTTGGTCTATTTTCATGGGCGCATCTGTCATGGTGAATCAAAAAGAACATTTTAGTTTTGACTTTTTAACGCTGAAGTTTAAAGGAAGAAAGAAAGCCGGATTGCTGCTTTTTATCGACACGATTGTTTTATTGTTTGCGCTAGCTCTTTTGTATTATGGAATTGAAGCAGCAAGTACATTTTGGAACTATAATTGGGTGGCATTGCCAGAGATGAAAATGGGCTATGTATGGATTTCCCTTCCGATTATGGGGTTAACAATGGCTATTTACTCAATTAATCATTTAGTTAACGGTCTTAAAGACTTAAAGGCACTCAAAAGGGGGACTAGTACATGA
- a CDS encoding DEAD/DEAH box helicase gives MVKAHTATYKTSMRLTKTATEKMGGFGISERSFFVADKPFKAFIERYPSNADGELSVALILDRAENVRLTGRDIEGSIVLHAVFTNHNLLVTNLTMRKSFQALGTNWQREEYLVFDRSRDPAPVSLINLINRMTPAKESSDYVKKRIGSWEGYLKIQERGMDIPDIKTAYSNLSFSHDFSRITLKGCQLKDTEWKQLKNLTVRLVGISGDVGTVVKAANRIVEIELQNYIVKQLRKNGLSLDKKEVVFSNFAALSQIRRLRQGFTNLEKGLAVNPNLDRLLFEEKPPVKPLRPLEKLSFHNQLNEFQQRAVSGAMAAEDLYVIQGPPGTGKTTVISEICLQNARKGLRTLVASQSNLAVDNALGRLLANKDIRILRVGRTESIEEEGKKFIEENVGQYWKDHTLEEITAQYDMREKREPELKKELVNNEQATGKLQPVYESLAAAVEEKTKAQDQQQAIQKLLEREQVKLTAFELQKGKAVNESRELAHRLHALEELIDQDSEFMDRKENSAWFQEEQQRIHKRLKLLERALGLPRLEQDLSVKRQDLAVVTERRDQIAEIIEQKNVAVSEMDSIKKIDGLLQVLKEQRVEETPSITYLINRLEANRENMAEWGKLNQYNEQVTAAISYIEKLVVPAGISVVDLKQQALEKTEAYTSAEIDGYLEKLRTLLKSAKHHDPAILQKALTGLYRRQNDLWRRGAKLKAFDVYATESKRAFHDLKKQLCEELGNQQKQYRVWDEKLLEQQEKKQEDMAPLEQRYRQMPNLADLPADLEAAVREQKMELTELQKNKALYEKVQQRITDHQTDRTEKTMALENNDARIAEMNEEIQQVEAAVKGHGQQLLALSEILSSDVERRLEQTAKKLASLSFAKESLKQEMKNLPLLQSVQKKWLDLLAGANEHDLDEIRKMYIKHANVIGTTCVASARKDFIDNYPEFDVVIIDEVSKATPPELLLPMLKGQKIILVGDHHQLPPLLGNDTLEETLHEMIQEDNGFEEKKELEKLLEESLFERLYKNLPAANKTMLAIQYRMHEDIMETITPFYRLDHDQLQCGIEDSDQDRDHLLESTVVKRHNHLMWLDLPNEEAYFEERMSGGKSLYNAAELQEIRALLIELNNAAEEAKQAGRIPPDQQKSIGVISFYGEQIKRLQRMIDQELRLPHLIVRTGTVDRFQGSERDIIVLSMVRNNQNKQGDIGFAKDYRRLNVALSRAKELLVLVGSSQMFTERAKQSETRNMYKHVLEVVKKKNGLKLLAKSGG, from the coding sequence ATGGTGAAAGCACATACAGCTACATACAAAACTTCAATGCGATTGACCAAGACGGCTACGGAAAAAATGGGAGGGTTCGGTATCAGCGAACGCTCATTTTTTGTTGCGGACAAACCTTTTAAGGCGTTTATCGAGCGGTATCCGTCCAACGCAGATGGCGAGCTTTCGGTTGCGCTGATTTTGGACAGGGCGGAAAATGTTCGGCTGACTGGAAGGGACATCGAGGGATCGATCGTCCTTCACGCAGTCTTCACGAATCACAATCTGCTGGTCACCAACTTGACCATGCGGAAATCCTTTCAGGCGCTCGGTACCAATTGGCAGCGCGAGGAATACTTGGTGTTCGACCGGTCCCGTGATCCAGCACCTGTCTCCTTGATCAATCTGATCAACCGGATGACGCCGGCGAAGGAAAGTTCGGATTATGTCAAAAAAAGGATTGGTAGTTGGGAAGGCTATTTGAAAATCCAGGAACGCGGCATGGACATTCCGGACATCAAGACTGCTTATTCGAATCTGTCGTTCAGCCATGATTTCAGCCGCATCACCTTGAAGGGATGCCAGCTAAAAGATACGGAATGGAAACAGCTAAAAAACCTGACAGTGCGGCTTGTCGGGATTTCGGGTGATGTTGGTACGGTCGTAAAAGCAGCAAATCGGATTGTGGAAATAGAGCTCCAAAACTATATAGTCAAGCAACTGCGTAAAAACGGATTATCACTAGATAAAAAAGAAGTTGTTTTTAGTAACTTCGCGGCATTGAGCCAAATTAGACGGCTGCGACAAGGCTTTACCAATTTAGAAAAAGGACTTGCGGTAAATCCAAATCTTGATCGGCTTTTATTTGAAGAAAAACCGCCTGTTAAGCCACTGAGACCGTTAGAAAAGTTGTCTTTCCACAACCAGCTCAATGAGTTCCAGCAACGAGCCGTGTCGGGTGCAATGGCGGCAGAAGATCTGTACGTCATTCAAGGTCCACCGGGGACAGGGAAAACCACCGTTATTTCAGAAATCTGCTTGCAAAATGCCCGGAAAGGATTGCGGACGCTGGTTGCCTCGCAGTCGAATCTAGCGGTTGATAACGCACTTGGCCGTTTGCTTGCAAACAAAGACATCCGTATTTTGCGTGTCGGACGGACTGAGAGCATCGAAGAAGAAGGCAAGAAATTCATTGAAGAAAACGTCGGGCAGTATTGGAAAGACCATACGCTGGAAGAAATCACAGCGCAATACGACATGCGTGAAAAACGAGAACCGGAATTGAAAAAAGAGCTAGTGAACAATGAGCAGGCAACCGGGAAATTGCAACCGGTTTATGAAAGTTTGGCGGCGGCCGTTGAAGAAAAAACAAAAGCACAAGACCAGCAGCAAGCGATTCAAAAGCTGCTTGAACGGGAGCAAGTCAAACTGACAGCATTCGAACTCCAGAAGGGCAAAGCTGTAAACGAAAGCAGGGAACTGGCGCATCGTTTGCACGCACTCGAGGAATTGATTGACCAGGATTCTGAGTTTATGGATCGCAAAGAAAACAGCGCTTGGTTCCAGGAAGAGCAACAGCGGATCCACAAACGCCTCAAACTGCTTGAGCGTGCACTTGGACTTCCCCGGCTTGAGCAGGACCTTTCTGTAAAGCGGCAGGATCTCGCAGTAGTTACGGAAAGACGCGATCAAATCGCAGAGATCATCGAGCAGAAAAACGTTGCCGTCAGTGAAATGGACAGCATCAAGAAAATCGATGGCTTGCTTCAGGTGCTGAAAGAACAGCGTGTTGAGGAAACGCCATCCATCACCTACTTGATCAATCGGCTGGAAGCCAATCGTGAAAACATGGCAGAATGGGGCAAGCTCAATCAATACAACGAGCAGGTCACGGCGGCGATTTCCTACATCGAAAAGCTAGTGGTGCCAGCAGGCATTTCTGTTGTCGATTTGAAGCAGCAGGCGCTGGAAAAGACAGAAGCTTATACGTCTGCCGAAATCGACGGGTATTTGGAAAAGCTACGAACGCTATTGAAAAGCGCTAAGCACCATGATCCAGCCATTTTGCAAAAAGCACTCACCGGCTTATACAGAAGGCAAAATGATTTGTGGAGAAGAGGCGCCAAGCTCAAAGCGTTTGACGTCTATGCAACCGAGTCGAAACGGGCTTTCCATGACTTAAAAAAGCAGTTGTGCGAGGAGCTTGGCAATCAGCAGAAACAGTACCGCGTATGGGACGAGAAATTGCTGGAGCAACAGGAAAAGAAGCAAGAGGACATGGCACCGCTTGAGCAGCGTTACCGGCAAATGCCAAACTTGGCGGACCTGCCAGCTGATCTCGAAGCGGCAGTCCGTGAGCAGAAAATGGAACTAACCGAGCTGCAAAAAAACAAAGCCCTCTATGAAAAGGTGCAGCAGCGAATTACGGACCATCAAACTGATCGCACAGAAAAGACAATGGCACTGGAAAACAACGATGCCCGGATTGCTGAAATGAATGAGGAAATCCAGCAAGTCGAAGCGGCAGTAAAGGGGCACGGACAACAGCTGCTCGCGTTAAGCGAGATTTTGTCTTCGGATGTGGAGCGGCGGTTGGAACAGACGGCCAAAAAACTCGCCAGTTTATCCTTCGCGAAGGAATCGCTCAAGCAGGAAATGAAAAATTTGCCTTTACTTCAGTCGGTACAGAAAAAATGGCTGGATTTATTGGCAGGAGCGAACGAACACGATCTGGACGAAATCCGGAAAATGTACATCAAGCACGCCAATGTCATCGGAACGACCTGTGTTGCCTCGGCGCGCAAAGATTTTATCGACAACTACCCGGAATTTGATGTGGTCATCATCGATGAAGTGTCCAAAGCGACCCCGCCGGAGCTACTATTGCCGATGCTGAAAGGTCAGAAAATTATTTTAGTCGGCGATCACCATCAATTACCGCCGCTTCTTGGTAACGATACGCTAGAAGAAACGCTCCATGAAATGATCCAAGAAGACAACGGCTTTGAAGAAAAGAAAGAACTCGAAAAGCTGCTAGAAGAGTCGCTATTCGAACGTCTTTATAAAAACCTGCCAGCAGCCAACAAGACGATGCTCGCCATTCAATACCGGATGCACGAAGACATCATGGAAACTATTACACCGTTCTACCGGCTGGACCATGATCAACTCCAATGTGGCATAGAAGATTCTGACCAGGATCGCGACCACCTGCTTGAATCTACTGTGGTGAAGCGGCACAACCACCTCATGTGGCTAGATTTGCCGAACGAAGAGGCGTATTTTGAAGAACGGATGAGCGGAGGCAAAAGCTTGTACAATGCAGCTGAGCTTCAGGAAATCCGTGCGTTATTGATCGAGTTGAACAACGCGGCTGAGGAAGCCAAGCAGGCAGGAAGAATCCCACCAGATCAGCAGAAGAGTATCGGTGTCATTAGCTTTTACGGCGAACAGATCAAGCGGCTGCAGCGGATGATCGACCAAGAGTTGCGTTTGCCGCATTTGATTGTCCGAACAGGCACGGTTGACCGGTTCCAGGGAAGCGAACGAGATATCATTGTGCTGAGCATGGTGCGTAATAACCAAAACAAGCAAGGCGATATCGGCTTTGCGAAAGATTACCGGCGACTGAATGTGGCGTTGTCGCGTGCCAAGGAATTATTGGTATTGGTCGGCAGTTCTCAGATGTTTACAGAGCGCGCCAAGCAGTCAGAAACAAGAAATATGTACAAGCATGTGTTGGAAGTTGTGAAAAAGAAAAACGGCTTAAAGCTGTTGGCGAAGAGCGGAGGTTGA
- a CDS encoding DUF6155 family protein, with the protein MAKLKVAELKKHLKSFDKEDLIRLIVQLSKTSKEAQNYLVAEVQGEAAIAELYEEAKNKIKNEFFPQKGEPKFRLSEAKKAISNFAKYTDDKLLKTDLMLYYVELGTDFTSAYGDIDGPFYDSLASMFSRVTKACDGDLDMLRNFGDRLEVVYSNAGHVGWGYKDDLAESYYSIGWPEDEGAK; encoded by the coding sequence ATGGCCAAGCTAAAAGTGGCTGAGCTGAAAAAACATCTCAAGTCCTTTGACAAGGAAGATTTGATCCGGCTGATTGTCCAGTTGTCGAAAACCAGTAAAGAAGCTCAGAACTATCTGGTCGCTGAAGTGCAGGGAGAAGCAGCGATCGCTGAGCTATACGAAGAAGCAAAGAATAAAATAAAAAATGAATTTTTCCCGCAAAAGGGGGAGCCTAAATTCAGACTCTCCGAAGCGAAAAAAGCCATTAGTAATTTCGCGAAATACACGGATGACAAATTGCTAAAGACCGATTTGATGTTGTATTATGTGGAGCTTGGGACGGATTTCACTAGTGCTTACGGAGACATCGACGGTCCATTTTACGATAGTCTAGCCTCAATGTTCAGTCGAGTCACCAAAGCATGTGATGGAGATTTGGACATGCTGCGGAATTTCGGCGACCGCCTAGAAGTTGTTTATTCAAATGCGGGACATGTCGGGTGGGGATACAAAGATGATTTAGCGGAAAGCTATTATTCAATCGGTTGGCCGGAAGATGAAGGAGCCAAGTAA
- a CDS encoding TM2 domain-containing protein, which translates to MTTFNSSIQSKQGLTSEQLMIVQQEMEAKAKKPLIAYLLWFFLGTLGAHRFYLGNTTLAVCMLLFGWLTLFIWPFVDVFFIGGRIRAINEQVETHAIAQVKSYN; encoded by the coding sequence ATGACAACGTTTAATTCAAGTATTCAGAGTAAACAAGGACTCACAAGTGAACAACTAATGATCGTTCAACAGGAAATGGAAGCAAAAGCTAAAAAGCCACTGATAGCTTATCTGTTATGGTTCTTCTTAGGAACTCTTGGTGCTCACCGTTTTTATCTTGGTAACACAACTCTGGCAGTGTGCATGTTGCTTTTTGGATGGCTAACTCTATTCATTTGGCCGTTTGTTGATGTGTTTTTCATCGGAGGCCGTATTAGAGCCATTAATGAGCAGGTTGAAACACATGCGATTGCTCAAGTGAAATCTTACAATTAA
- a CDS encoding cupin domain-containing protein — MVTREILSSQGSVMVVKVQLAEGFAGDVDQHPEEQVSYIEKGQVEFEVDGHKTMLNVGDTQYIPSNSKHQVKVLKECTILDIFTPIRQDLLDKI; from the coding sequence ATGGTTACGAGAGAGATTTTATCGAGTCAAGGATCTGTCATGGTAGTAAAAGTTCAATTAGCTGAAGGATTTGCTGGAGACGTCGATCAGCATCCCGAAGAGCAAGTCAGCTATATTGAAAAAGGACAAGTGGAATTTGAAGTTGATGGCCACAAAACAATGTTGAATGTAGGAGATACACAATATATTCCTTCTAATAGCAAACATCAAGTGAAAGTATTGAAAGAATGTACCATTTTGGATATTTTCACACCGATCCGACAAGACTTGCTAGACAAGATTTGA